The sequence below is a genomic window from Sphingobacterium sp. ML3W.
ATGCCATTGACGGAATCAAAAATTTAGATAAAACTAATGGTCGTTCGATTCATAATGTTCCACCTAAATTTGAAGATTTATCGACTGAAACTGAAGTACTTTTCACAGGTATTAAAGTAATCGATTTATTAGAGCCATACTCTAAAGGTGGTAAAATTGGTTTATTTGGTGGTGCCGGTGTAGGTAAAACTGTATTAATCCAAGAATTAATCAACAATATCGCAAAAGGTCACGGTGGTTTATCCGTATTTGCTGGTGTTGGTGAGCGTACACGTGAGGGTAATGACTTATTGCGTGAGATGTTGGAATCAGGTATTATCAAATATGGTGATCACTTCATGGAAGAGATGGAGAAAGGTCAATGGCCATTAGATGCTATTGATACTGAATTAATGAAAGAATCAAAATGTACTTTCGTATTCGGTCAAATGAATGAGCCTCCAGGTGCACGTGCTCGTGTTGCTTTATCTGGCTTAACTATCGCTGAGTATTTCCGTGATGGTGAAGGTGACGGACAAGGTAAGGACGTATTATTCTTTATTGACAATATCTTCCGTTTTACACAAGCAGGTTCTGAAGTATCCGCGCTATTAGGTCGTATGCCTTCAGCAGTTGGTTACCAACCAACATTAGCAACGGAGATGGGTTTAATGCAAGAACGTATTACATCTACTAAGAATGGATCAATTACTTCAGTACAAGCGGTATATGTACCTGCCGATGATTTAACTGACCCTGCTCCAGCGACAACTTTCGCCCACTTAGATGCAACAACAGTATTATCTCGTAAAATCGCTGAGTTAGGTATTTATCCTGCAGTAGATCCATTAGATTCAACTTCTCGTATTTTAAGTCCTGCAATTTTAGGTAACGAACACTACGATACAGCACAACGTGTTAAAGAAATCTTACAACGTTATAAAGAGTTACAAGATATCATCGCAATCTTAGGTATGGATGAATTATCTGAAGAAGATAAATTAACAGTACAACGCGCACGTCGTGTTCAACGTTTCTTATCTCAACCTTTCCACGTTGCTGAGCAATTTACAGGTTTAAAAGGTGTATTAGTAGACATCAAAGATACAATCAAAGGATTCAATATGATTCTTGAAGGTGAAGTTGATGAATATCCTGAAGCAGCTTTCAACTTAGTAGGTAACATCGAAGAAGCAATCGAAAAAGGTAAGAAATTATTAGCTGAAGCAGTTTAAATTAGTTGTTAGTATTTAGTAGCTAGTATTTAGATCTCAAAAACTTAATATGAGGGTTTTAGATGCTAATCGATAGCAAAAGTCTAAATACGTCATACTAAATACGGTGTAAAGTCTAAGTACTTAATACGAACTACTAAATACTATTATATAAAATGAAATTATCTATTATCACTCCAGACAAAATAGTATTTGAAGGTGATGCAACTGCAGTAACTGTTCCAGGTACTTCAGGATCTTTTCAAATTTTGAAAGATCACGCTGCAATCATTTCTACTTTGGAAGACGGAAAAGTAATTATTCAGCAAGGTAAAGACGAGCAAACCTTAAACATCAAAGGTGGTGTGGTAG
It includes:
- the atpD gene encoding F0F1 ATP synthase subunit beta, producing the protein MPNIGKIAQIIGPVVDVNFADNENLPKIYDALIIERENGQRVVLEVQQHLGEERVRTISMDATEGLVRGMKVVDTGAQIKMPIGEEIKGRVFNVVGDAIDGIKNLDKTNGRSIHNVPPKFEDLSTETEVLFTGIKVIDLLEPYSKGGKIGLFGGAGVGKTVLIQELINNIAKGHGGLSVFAGVGERTREGNDLLREMLESGIIKYGDHFMEEMEKGQWPLDAIDTELMKESKCTFVFGQMNEPPGARARVALSGLTIAEYFRDGEGDGQGKDVLFFIDNIFRFTQAGSEVSALLGRMPSAVGYQPTLATEMGLMQERITSTKNGSITSVQAVYVPADDLTDPAPATTFAHLDATTVLSRKIAELGIYPAVDPLDSTSRILSPAILGNEHYDTAQRVKEILQRYKELQDIIAILGMDELSEEDKLTVQRARRVQRFLSQPFHVAEQFTGLKGVLVDIKDTIKGFNMILEGEVDEYPEAAFNLVGNIEEAIEKGKKLLAEAV
- the atpC gene encoding ATP synthase F1 subunit epsilon, yielding MKLSIITPDKIVFEGDATAVTVPGTSGSFQILKDHAAIISTLEDGKVIIQQGKDEQTLNIKGGVVEAKNNVVTILAEGIIEA